The following coding sequences lie in one Myxococcus xanthus genomic window:
- a CDS encoding TrmB family transcriptional regulator, translating into MALGFTEVEARVYCELLKGAPATGYRLAQALGKAPPSIYQALASLEHKGAVLVEEGEPRSFRPVPPDEVLTALQRGFETRRREAADALRKLHAPVQDDRIYHLKSHAQVMERARAMIAGATERLLFDLFPPPLAALTPALTEASARRVSIAGLVYDEPPKAPFACVRSSSADFVRERWPGAQLTLVVDAREFLVALLTTDGTGVKQAIWSDSVYLSCLQHSGLAAEIQLSAPPSARARLARSFSLINSSPPGLRQLVGRQPRSSSKRGDTP; encoded by the coding sequence GTGGCCCTTGGGTTCACGGAGGTGGAGGCGCGGGTGTACTGCGAGCTGCTCAAGGGGGCGCCCGCCACCGGATACCGGCTCGCGCAGGCACTGGGGAAGGCGCCTCCGAGCATCTACCAGGCGCTCGCCTCGCTCGAACACAAGGGGGCGGTGCTCGTCGAGGAGGGCGAGCCCCGCTCCTTCCGGCCCGTTCCTCCGGACGAAGTGCTCACGGCGCTCCAGCGTGGCTTCGAGACGCGCAGGCGCGAGGCCGCGGACGCGCTGCGCAAGCTCCACGCCCCGGTGCAAGACGACCGCATCTACCACCTCAAGAGCCATGCACAGGTGATGGAGCGCGCGCGGGCGATGATTGCCGGCGCCACGGAGCGGCTGCTCTTCGACCTCTTCCCGCCGCCCCTCGCGGCCCTCACCCCGGCGCTCACGGAAGCGAGCGCCAGACGCGTGTCCATCGCGGGGCTTGTCTATGACGAACCCCCCAAGGCTCCCTTCGCCTGTGTGCGCTCGTCCAGCGCGGACTTCGTTCGGGAGCGCTGGCCGGGCGCGCAACTCACGCTCGTGGTGGATGCCCGCGAGTTCCTGGTGGCGCTGCTCACGACGGATGGCACCGGCGTCAAGCAGGCCATCTGGAGCGACAGCGTCTATCTCTCCTGTCTGCAACACAGTGGGCTGGCCGCGGAGATCCAGTTGAGCGCTCCACCGTCCGCGCGCGCGCGGCTGGCGCGGTCCTTCTCCCTCATCAACTCGAGCCCTCCGGGGCTGCGCCAGCTCGTCGGGCGTCAGCCCCGTTCCTCTTCCAAGCGCGGAGACACCCCATGA
- a CDS encoding DUF4291 domain-containing protein, translating into MSAQREVRADFDRTSIVMYQAYPDAIADVAVAKQKFGPPFSTGRMTWIKPSFLWLMHRSNWGHKSGQERTLAVRIQRSGWETALGLGVLTAYEPKAHGSPEAWRTAFDAAPVHVQWDPERTLRGAGLPHDSIQVGLGRAIIQRFVEDWIVSITDLTPLVLKLRKHLDTGRAEQASRLLPPEAAYPVSAELVRQLGMRTGP; encoded by the coding sequence ATGAGCGCACAACGGGAGGTCCGTGCCGACTTCGACCGGACATCCATCGTGATGTATCAGGCGTATCCGGACGCCATCGCGGACGTGGCGGTGGCGAAGCAGAAGTTCGGTCCGCCCTTCTCCACCGGGAGGATGACCTGGATAAAACCCAGCTTCCTGTGGCTCATGCACCGCTCCAATTGGGGGCACAAGAGCGGGCAGGAGCGGACGCTGGCCGTGCGCATCCAGCGCAGTGGTTGGGAGACAGCCCTGGGGCTCGGGGTCCTCACCGCCTACGAGCCGAAGGCCCACGGCTCGCCGGAGGCGTGGCGCACGGCCTTCGACGCCGCGCCTGTCCATGTCCAGTGGGACCCCGAGCGCACGCTGCGTGGTGCAGGACTGCCCCATGACAGCATCCAGGTGGGGCTGGGCCGCGCCATCATCCAGCGCTTCGTGGAGGACTGGATTGTCTCCATCACGGACTTGACGCCACTCGTGCTGAAGTTGCGCAAGCACCTGGACACCGGACGCGCCGAGCAGGCCTCGCGACTGCTCCCCCCCGAGGCTGCCTATCCCGTGTCGGCGGAGCTCGTCCGTCAGCTCGGGATGCGCACCGGGCCATGA
- a CDS encoding protein phosphatase 2C domain-containing protein, translated as MSDLETAWHVEQAGKTGADRVLALTRGDATVLVVADGAGNSRRGAEAAEAVLRGVQDAMEAGADAERAETWRDVLVRCDAERVASGQGGETTAVVACVTTRRVVGASVGDSELWLFQDGEPTALTEHQHRKPLLGSGLARPVTFELAWRGGMLLGASDGLFKYVDLRLIQEHVSLADANAAVLALAALPRLASGTLPDDVGLVLCRPSAPRRC; from the coding sequence ATGAGCGATTTGGAGACGGCGTGGCATGTGGAACAGGCGGGCAAGACGGGTGCGGACCGCGTGCTGGCCCTGACGCGAGGTGACGCGACGGTGCTCGTGGTGGCGGATGGGGCGGGAAACTCACGACGTGGCGCCGAGGCCGCGGAGGCCGTGCTTCGTGGCGTCCAGGACGCCATGGAGGCCGGAGCCGACGCGGAACGCGCGGAGACCTGGCGCGACGTGCTGGTGCGGTGCGACGCGGAGCGGGTGGCCTCGGGACAGGGTGGTGAAACCACCGCCGTGGTCGCCTGTGTCACCACGCGGCGAGTGGTGGGGGCCAGCGTGGGGGACTCGGAGCTGTGGCTGTTCCAGGACGGAGAGCCGACCGCGCTGACGGAGCATCAACACCGCAAGCCCCTGCTCGGCAGCGGGCTGGCGCGGCCCGTCACCTTCGAGCTCGCGTGGCGAGGCGGCATGCTCCTCGGCGCATCAGACGGGTTGTTCAAGTACGTCGACCTCCGTCTCATCCAGGAGCATGTGAGCCTCGCCGACGCAAACGCCGCGGTGCTCGCGCTCGCCGCGCTGCCTCGACTCGCGAGCGGCACGCTCCCGGATGACGTGGGGCTCGTCCTGTGCCGCCCGAGCGCTCCACGCCGGTGCTGA